Proteins encoded together in one Penicillium digitatum chromosome 1, complete sequence window:
- a CDS encoding Autophagy protein Atg13, putative yields MLAVHCPIVNFLASQIQERPQKISFCSSIPAVITLLSSTPWARFIRPPTMHQHPRSSAVPSPAPNFPLRPTARDDRREQEASPSSPTVDMGSNSARGLGIEPGNHPSEQGRNAALGKEALTRLNQIISNYHTKAALIILHSRVALPPSFNKGSESPRVNRWFNVELDDTDVLREPLRPWRTCDATDNRPPPLVIETYLDTKGLTNNQSLVVLDENGKRWDVRESLAELQGARAKPYQSENDEIILERWRIELGGSSSSPPADLGSILPTVYKKSIVLFRSLFTYSKFLPAWRFSKRNKKLRQSPALQIKYRVVDGGVARDNPSLDHLTAPLSEGSEKVVDTYSFGVTESPAGPFSVQVTYRTNCDFRVDDSEALLSSRFMGADDEIFRPSLPSDDVNRPNPEVGSVPVERRTVENPDCTRAYGSLSTFHQVGPTTGVSPISALRAMRDSGAGSPSPTDSPKRLHPSAKVVPVGRAAQIASEGGASSLPRRPSVSFQPFKAPPLSASPALADSPLGVSPRNMTSRIPTGTSADSRIMPPPSSAASARKPITIASEQAISSSNSASPKPAPISRYSSSFSHRRGRLSAGANRLEDDNSGGRASATSSNAQPGSGLLTEATGTSAESIHADDENISEFLKMLDSKKDLMNSSTSASIQPGPRQPNPTAAALARFRGMRDSNAALSDSMSQSMHMHRSSLSSSKQLSGVPPMVAGTSISTASSPGKPVSPHTPHTPHTPAIRSRLSSNSVADEIEIDHRSRIPRTRHDSTLEERPGTENSRGTSSAAGAIDIPTSPRIFNPAYRRSSSAAVRRPIVTGEDDEIFPFGMRSLSLGADEPSHATLGATQRQNESQKSPQSLAEHPSGPSGSATGPYRDSTSLRGQMSGPTSASASSNPHVYQPRFASSRGRGYSGGHSLSSASSSLARGANLAPHLAEREQDRDGNASGSNSGNSTLEIRRGSAQRPSMGRGLSTQAPEDDEPLLFAMSDFGASRRSLDEGRNGNHGGAEMVAGSRRGSGRRGAGLPGFHVWS; encoded by the exons ATGCTGGCCGTCCATTGTCCTATCGTGAATTTCTTAGCGTCTCAGATTCAGGAACGCCCCCAGAAGATCTCATTCTGCTCTTCT ATTCCGGCGGTGATAACACTCCTATCCAGCACTCCTTGGGCCCGCTTCATCAGG CCGCCCACCATGCACCAACATCCCCGATCATCGGCGGTGCCGTCTCCGGCGCCTAACTTTCCACTCAGACCGACAGCTCGGGACGACCGCAGAGAGCAGGAAGCTTCCCCGAGCTCACCAACGGTCGATATGGGGTCTAATTCTGCCAGAGGGTTAGGGATAGAGCCGGGAAATCATCCATCCGAGCAGGGGAGGAATGCGGCACTGGGCAAGGAGGCCCTGACCCGGTTAAATCAAATAATATCG AATTACCACACAAAAGCCGCGTTGATCATCCTACATTCACGAGTTGCACTGCCTCCCTCCTTCAACAAGGGCTCCGAGTCCCCTAGAGTCAATCGCTGG TTCAACGTTGAATTAGATGATACCGATGTCCTTCGGGAACCCCTGCGACCTTGGAGAACGTGCGATGCAACGGACAATCGACCACCACCACTCGTTATCGAAACATACTTAGACACAAAGGGTCTCACAAATAATCAAAGTCTGGTGGTTCTTGATGAGAATGGGAAGCGGTGGGATGTGCGTGAGTCGCTCGCGGAACTTCAAGGCGCCCGTGCAAAGCCATACCAATCGGAAAATGACGAGATTATTTTGGAGCGGTGGAGAATCGAGTTGGGAGGGTCGTCAAGCAGTCCTCCGGCAGATTTGGGCTCTATCTTGCCGACTGTGTATAAGAAAAGCATTGTGCTTTTCCGATCCTTATTCACCTACTCCAAGTTCTTGCCTGCATGGAGATTCTCTAAACGCAACAAAAAGTTACGGCAGAGTCCAGCTCTCCAGATCAAGTACCGTGTGGTAGATGGGGGCGTTGCTCGTGATAACCCCTCACTGGATCATTTGACAGCCCCGTTGAGTGAGGGAAGCGAAAAAGTGGTGGACACCTACAGCTTTGGGGTCACGGAGTCACCCGCGGGTCCCTTTTCAGTTCAAGTCACGTATCGGACGAACTGTGATTTCCGCGTTGATGACTCGGAAGCGTTACTGAGCTCGCGGTTCATGGGTGCTGACGATGAGATATTCCGTCCATCGTTGCCTTCAGATGATGTCAACCGCCCAAATCCTGAAGTCGGATCCGTGCCAGTGGAGAGAAGGACCGTTGAGAATCCAGATTGCACCCGTGCATACGGCAGTCTCTCTACCTTCCATCAGGTTGGCCCAACAACAGGTGTAAGTCCTATATCAGCACTTCGTGCAATGAGAGATTCGGGCGCAGGGTCTCCTTCTCCGACAGACTCACCTAAGAGACTCCATCCTTCTGCGAAAGTCGTACCCGTTGGGCGTGCTGCGCAGATTGCTAGTGAAGGTGGCGCTTCAAGTTTACCACGCCGTCCCTCCGTTTCATTCCAACCCTTCAAAGCTCCCCCTCTTTCTGCCTCCCCGGCTTTAGCAGACTCTCCTCTGGGGGTATCCCCCCGCAATATGACTTCACGCATCCCTACAGGAACATCTGCCGATTCACGCATCATGCCgcctccttcttctgctgCTTCAGCGCGCAAACCTATAACTATCGCATCTGAACAAGCTATATCATCGTCTAATTCCGCATCCCCCAAACCGGCTCCTATCTCCCGGTACAGCAGCTCCTTTAGCCACCGACGAGGACGCCTTTCTGCAGGGGCAAACAGATTGGAGGACGACAATTCCGGCGGCCGAGCGAGCGCAACATCATCCAATGCACAGCCCGGGTCCGGGCTCCTCACGGAAGCTACAGGCACGAGTGCGGAGTCCATCCACGCAGATGACGAGAATATCTCCGAATTCTTAAAGATGCTTGACTCAAAGAAGGATTTAATGAATTCATCCACCTCTGCATCTATTCAGCCTGGCCCTAGGCAGCCCAACCCCACCGCAGCAGCTCTGGCTCGCTTTCGCGGCATGCGAGATTCGAATGCCGCGTTGTCCGACTCAATGTCACAGTCTATGCACATGCATCGCTCTTCCTTATCTTCGAGCAAACAACTGTCCGGAGTCCCACCGATGGTTGCGGGCACCTCCATATCCACAGCTTCTTCTCCGGGGAAACCCGTATCCCCCCACACTCCCCACACCCCCCATACCCCTGCCATCCGCTCTCGTTTGAGCTCAAACAGCGTTGCTGATGAGATTGAAATCGACCATCGTTCAAGAATTCCCCGCACACGGCATGACTCGACACTAGAAGAACGTCCCGGTACAGAAAATTCGCGAGGAACTTCCTCTGCCGCAGGTGCTATTGACATCCCAACCTCGCCGCGGATCTTCAATCCAGCTTACCGCCGATCGAGCTCCGCAGCCGTGCGCCGGCCGATCGTTACAGGCGAAGACGACGAAATCTTCCCATTCGGCATGCGCAGCCTCAGTCTGGGGGCCGATGAGCCTTCACACGCTACCCTGGGTGCCACCCAACGGCAGAATGAATCCCAGAAAAGCCCCCAATCACTGGCCGAGCACCCAAGCGGCCCATCCGGCTCTGCAACAGGTCCGTATCGGGACAGTACATCCCTTCGCGGGCAGATGTCTGGACCAACCAGTGCCTCAGCCTCCTCTAACCCCCATGTCTATCAGCCCCGGTTCGCCAGCTCCCGCGGGCGCGGCTACTCGGGCGGGCATTCTCTCAGTTCAGCATCCAGCAGCCTTGCCCGGGGTGCCAATCTCGCTCCTCACTTGGCGGAACGCGAGCAGGACCGCGATGGCAATGCCAGTGGAAGTAACAGCGGCAACTCTACGCTAGAGATTCGTCGGGGTTCTGCGCAGCGGCCAAGCATGGGTCGGGGGCTGTCCACACAAGCGCCCGAAGACGACGAGCCGCTGCTCTTTGCTATGAGCGACTTCGGCGCCTCGCGGCGCAGCCTGGATGAAGGTAGGAACGGGAACCACGGTGGGGCTGAAATGGTTGCCGGATCCCGGCGTGGCAGTGGGAGACGGGGAGCAGGGCTTCCGGGCTTCCATGTTTGGTCGTGA
- a CDS encoding Regulator of chromosome condensation/beta-lactamase-inhibitor protein II has protein sequence MSNKLWECFIQDDVERFQRCLANATFAGPRAVGGSGGTSRAATNLPSKAGSPGSMIASSPNTPRSKKILESSSGTSVPDRAALPGGSATLSRADINARDHYGRTLLHHVASSSKPTAFKFARALLKVPFVDIYAQDWESGWTALHRALYAGNATIALALMARDLQDMTDFSKGGNASHPSGGLIKIKDREGCSPFDVFGATIRARDIKHLSEDWPNSDLDDDILGSDAASNAASIFGDDREDGPYALRSVIKGAVDISADEVFTLGSNKNLNLGLGDQDDRQFPERISLQRPEHLLHRFYREYQENLEHQGIEDSVPEGKSTELPILITNKPMKFRDIIMSKLHTAIITDDPEANLFMCGFGPGGRLGTGDESTRFTFVCIETGGLEGKKVVSAALGQDHSLAITEQGEIFSWGSNKFGQLGYGLPRTSNKNDVPIQTTPRQIFNPFKKETIVGAAASSIHSVVFSTSGLYTFGKNEGQLGLVDSDARSLEIQTTPRRVGASLFNCPIKMVSAIDRATSVLLQNHEVWVFSSYGYSKLSFPLEVSSRFIRDSFMVTRYDKTANRVVKIVCGGNTICALSSSGDVFTVQVNQSDSSSALTSTTNPAKIRNSLATPVRAWSVKKSDMAVSDVDVGQDGSIIICTTSGSAWRKERRTKNKEGASKDYKFARIPGLSRAVAVRSNAFGAYAVAQRDCEVTREQIHVEQSSLWEDMLPLSPFSVPGMEELDSILEDDAQDMPLVLSSGKSIQRAILSSSNMESQFLSVWTEGTVWLTSSLSDSCIPVHEFLISGRSPMLGKALAEFRQSLSSSIPDILDIGYGKDGHPQIRLQGVDFLTVMNVVFFLYTDGILDVWRLARSSPANSARFRQVRTEVMRVSMQLGLPALERAARLMVEPQRSLKTDMAHAINHSFMFDSADVTVQLNGDTIKVHSQIVCQRCPFFDTLFHGYAGGRWLVSRKMDPNQSLHVDLKHIDRSTFEFVLRYLYADTEERLFDEVRIKDLDDFIDLLLDVMFVANELMIDRLSQVCQKMLGRFVTTRNVCYLLNSIAPCCVTEFKDAALEYICLNLEAMLANRYLEDLDPTLLWELDLICRENQLACWPISRGRNSEEYVFEKYPEIVSSVEADKQRRIDAMTLQSRFGRLEPCDAGARSTPNEKAILSPFVRKAKTSVSGGSPNVGSSPTLKPRDSVGDLMFQMDDETFMSPSASKGKGAMRGLRFTEGIPEDRSYPGSSALGASIPEAESFGDRFDLKDQMSSPQDPLLAQSPSESRAIIRNQKQALASSSKPSSAPWTSPMISSSKKDIKEIMGEALQSRVSNLTLGMVDRRESSGNFVPKMSQKERKKIQQQKIQDQLAAQQKAKDVPQNPWQKPAASSPTSLPQFGPLPGQIAPASGAVKASPQRPMTMRQTVAGTPQPKSETVATPMQTQRRSVSGNLQLSSHSKSSTMGPSTATYNNQPTSPQPAIQSIRHIPRPDLAGSRSPSSGSYSLSAILLQQQTEKEAIREAATAKHKMQEIQAEQEFQQWWDQESKRVQGLVDPEPSEPRPGKGGRGGKVPGATGGPRKRRGTKNTGDGPAPQDHRRVSAPSSGHTTLKTNQSGQASSQSRKVPNKNRAGGIAGNANGRRGGGKQCGKDKHDA, from the coding sequence ATGAGTAACAAGCTTTGGGAGTGTTTCATTCAAGATGATGTCGAGCGGTTCCAGCGGTGTCTGGCGAACGCGACGTTCGCGGGGCCACGAGCTGTAGGGGGCTCCGGAGGGACCTCCAGAGCTGCGACAAACCTCCCATCGAAGGCTGGAAGTCCCGGGTCCATGATTGCTTCATCTCCGAATACACCAAGAAGTAAGAAAATCCTAGAATCATCATCTGGAACCTCTGTGCCTGACCGGGCGGCTCTCCCGGGCGGGAGCGCGACTTTGTCGCGTGCCGACATTAATGCGCGTGATCACTACGGCCGTACACTGCTGCATCATGTCGCTTCGTCCTCGAAACCTACCGCCTTCAAGTTCGCACGCGCTTTGTTGAAAGTTCCGTTTGTCGATATATATGCGCAGGACTGGGAGAGTGGATGGACAGCTTTGCATCGTGCTCTTTACGCCGGGAACGCCACAATTGCCCTGGCGCTCATGGCGCGCGACTTGCAGGATATGACGGATTTCAGTAAAGGTGGTAATGCGAGCCATCCGAGTGGTGGcctgatcaagatcaaggacCGTGAGGGTTGCAGTCCCTTTGACGTCTTCGGCGCGACTATCAGAGCCCGTGATATTAAGCATCTCTCTGAGGACTGGCCGAACTCAGATCTTGATGATGATATTTTGGGCAGCGATGCTGCTTCAAATGCTGCCTCAATCTTCGGCGATGATAGGGAAGATGGACCATACGCTCTCAGGAGTGTCATAAAAGGGGCCGTGGATATTTCTGCCGATGAAGTTTTCACACTGGGAAGCAACAAAAACCTCAACCTTGGTTTAGGAGATCAGGATGATAGACAGTTTCCCGAGCGCATCTCATTGCAGCGTCCCGAACATCTTTTGCATCGATTTTACCGTGAATACCAAGAAAACTTGGAACACCAAGGGATTGAGGATAGCGTCCCCGAGGGTAAATCGACCGAGCTGCCCATTTTGATCACAAACAAGCCAATGAAGTTTCGAGACATCATCATGTCCAAACTGCATACTGCCATAATCACAGATGACCCCGAGGCTAATCTGTTCATGTGTGGGTTTGGACCTGGAGGACGACTAGGAACAGGGGATGAGTCAACACGGTTCACCTTTGTTTGTATTGAAACGGGTGGACTAGAGGGAAAGAAAGTCGTATCGGCGGCTTTGGGTCAGGACCATAGCCTGGCAATCACCGAGCAGGGTGAGATTTTCAGCTGGGGAAGCAACAAGTTCGGACAACTTGGCTATGGTCTGCCCAGGACAAGCAACAAAAACGACGTTCCTATCCAGACGACTCCCCGCCAGATCTTCAACCCGTTCAAGAAAGAAACGATCGTAGGCGCAGCAGCGTCATCTATCCACTCTGTGGTCTTCAGTACGTCAGGTCTCTACACGTTTGGCAAGAACGAAGGTCAGCTTGGCTTGGTCGATTCCGATGCACGCTCGCTGGAGATACAAACAACACCGCGGCGCGTTGGAGCATCCCTTTTCAATTGTCCCATCAAGATGGTGTCCGCCATTGACCGTGCTACATCAGTGCTTCTGCAAAACCATGAAGTCTGGGTCTTCTCATCATATGGCTATTCAAAGCTCTCGTTCCCACTGGAGGTGAGCTCCAGATTCATCAGGGATAGCTTCATGGTAACCCGATACGACAAGACTGCGAATCGTGTCGTCAAGATTGTATGCGGAGGCAACACCATATGTGCATTATCCAGCTCTGGTGATGTGTTCACCGTTCAAGTCAATCAGTCCGATAGTTCATCGGCTTTGACGTCCACGACCAACCCTGCAAAGATTCGGAATTCGTTAGCCACACCTGTTCGAGCATGGTCCGTTAAGAAATCAGACATGGCAGTGAGTGACGTTGATGTTGGACAAGACGGTTCGATTATTATTTGTACAACATCTGGATCAGCGTGGAGAAAAGAGCGGCGGACAAAGAATAAGGAGGGAGCCTCGAAAGACTACAAATTTGCCCGCATACCTGGTCTCTCCCGGGCAGTGGCAGTGCGTAGCAATGCTTTTGGGGCCTACGCTGTCGCTCAACGTGACTGCGAAGTGACCAGAGAACAAATCCATGTCGAGCAAAGCAGCCTTTGGGAGGATATGTTGCCACTGTCTCCATTTTCAGTCCCAGGCATGGAAGAGTTGGACTCGATCCTCGAAGATGACGCTCAGGATATGCCTCTTGTACTGTCATCCGGAAAAAGTATCCAAAGAGCAATACTTTCGTCTTCGAACATGGAAAGCCAATTTCTTTCTGTGTGGACTGAGGGGACTGTTTGGCTGACCAGCTCCCTATCTGACTCGTGTATTCCTGTTCATGAGTTTCTCATATCTGGTCGTAGTCCCATGTTGGGAAAGGCATTGGCTGAATTTCGGCAGTCCCTTTCTTCGTCCATCCCAGATATTCTTGATATAGGATATGGGAAGGATGGACATCCTCAGATCCGCCTCCAAGGTGTTGATTTCTTGACCGTTATGAATGTGGTCTTTTTCCTTTACACGGATGGAATTCTTGATGTCTGGCGCCTGGCAAGGAGTTCGCCCGCAAACTCGGCCCGTTTCCGGCAGGTTCGCACTGAAGTTATGCGGGTTTCTATGCAACTAGGTCTGCCAGCGCTCGAGCGGGCAGCGCGGCTGATGGTCGAGCCGCAAAGAAGCCTAAAAACAGATATGGCTCATGCCATCAACCACTCATTCATGTTCGATAGCGCAGACGTGACTGTGCAGCTTAACGGCGATACAATCAAAGTGCACAGCCAAATTGTGTGTCAGAGATGTCCGTTCTTTGACACTCTTTTCCATGGTTATGCGGGGGGAAGATGGCTAGTCTCTCGCAAAATGGATCCAAACCAGAGTCTACATGTCGACTTGAAGCACATTGATCGCTCGACATTTGAATTTGTCCTGCGTTACCTTTACGCCGATACAGAAGAACGGCTCTTTGATGAAGTCCGGATCAAAGATCTTGATGATTTCATTGACTTGCTTCTGGATGTGATGTTTGTGGCAAATGAGCTAATGATCGACCGACTGTCTCAGGTGTGTCAGAAGATGCTTGGTCGATTCGTTACAACGCGCAACGTATGCTATTTGCTCAATTCTATTGCCCCTTGCTGTGTCACAGAGTTCAAGGATGCCGCTCTGGAATACATCTGTCTCAATCTCGAGGCGATGCTCGCCAATAGATATCTTGAAGATTTGGATCCTACTCTGCTTTGGGAGTTGGATCTGATCTGTCGCGAGAATCAGCTAGCATGCTGGCCCATCTCCCGTGGGCGAAATTCCGAGGAGTATGTCTTCGAGAAATACCCCGAAATCGTCAGCTCTGTGGAGGCAGATAAGCAACGAAGGATCGATGCCATGACTTTGCAGTCCCGTTTTGGTCGTCTCGAGCCTTGTGATGCGGGAGCCCGGTCAACACCCAACGAAAAGGCCATTCTATCTCCGTTTGTGCGCAAAGCGAAGACCAGTGTATCCGGAGGATCACCAAATGTTGGTAGTAGCCCAACTCTGAAGCCGAGGGATTCGGTTGGGGATCTAATGTTTCAAATGGACGATGAGACCTTCATGTCGCCGAGTGCGTCGAAAGGCAAGGGCGCCATGCGTGGGCTGAGATTCACAGAAGGTATACCTGAAGACCGATCATACCCTGGCTCCTCAGCTTTGGGGGCAAGTATCCCAGAGGCCGAGTCCTTCGGCGATCGTTTTGACTTGAAGGATCAAATGTCTTCCCCGCAAGACCCGCTACTGGCACAGTCCCCATCTGAATCCAGGGCAATAATCAGAAACCAAAAACAAGCTCTGGCCTCATCCTCTAAACCCTCTTCTGCGCCATGGACTTCGCCAATGATTTCGAGTTCCAAGAAGGATATCAAAGAAATCATGGGAGAAGCATTACAGTCTCGGGTATCAAACCTCACGCTGGGCATGGTAGATCGACGCGAAAGCAGTGGTAATTTTGTGCCCAAGATGTCCCAAAAAGAGCGAAAGAAGATCCAGCAACAAAAGATACAAGATCAGCTGGCTGCCCAGCAGAAGGCGAAGGATGTACCGCAGAACCCCTGGCAGAAACCAGCAGCTTCCTCTCCAACCTCGCTCCCTCAATTTGGCCCTCTGCCAGGTCAAATCGCCCCGGCTTCTGGGGCCGTTAAAGCTTCACCTCAAAGGCCCATGACTATGCGGCAGACTGTGGCCGGCACGCCACAGCCAAAGTCCGAAACAGTGGCTACACCGATGCAAACACAACGCCGCAGTGTGTCAGGCAATTTACAGCTCTCTTCGCATTCAAAATCTTCCACAATGGGACCTTCGACAGCGACATATAACAATCAACCAACATCGCCACAGCCAGCCATCCAGTCAATTCGTCACATCCCACGACCTGACCTAGCAGGGTCACGATCTCCATCCTCTGGCTCGTACTCTTTATCGGCTATTTTGCTCCAGCAACAGACCGAAAAGGAAGCAATCCGCGAAGCAGCCACAGCCAAGCATAAAATGCAAGAGATCCAGGCTGAGCAGGAGTTCCAGCAATGGTGGGATCAAGAAAGCAAGCGTGTACAAGGACTGGTAGATCCCGAGCCAAGTGAACCTCGCCCAGGAAAGGGCGGACGAGGGGGCAAGGTGCCTGGCGCTACCGGTGGCCCTCGCAAGCGTCGAGGCACCAAGAATACCGGTGATGGACCTGCTCCCCAAGATCATCGACGCGTATCGGCTCCAAGCTCCGGGCACACAACACTTAAAACGAATCAGAGTGGCCAGGCTTCAAGCCAGTCTCGAAAAGTCCCAAACAAAAATCGTGCTGGAGGTATTGCTGGGAATGCTAATGGTCGTCGTGGAGGCGGTAAGCAGTGCGGTAAGGACAAGCACGACGCATAA
- a CDS encoding Dynamin, translated as MEQPCGGEKAGILYEQEFATKPTDDSILVWIEVQYRVSRGFEVGMFQTSLLCTIMNRQSGKCADLAHGYLGDVIDIMHTFLLKVLEVICSDEQIRDKLVSVLTDELSKRYREAMEQAQLVLDVERMDVMTSNDQFHDTLEETQKRRRVRSIPFGLRDILISFYQSPG; from the coding sequence ATGGAGCAACCTTGTGGGGGGGAAAAGGCTGGCATTCTCTACGAACAAGAGTTTGCAACCAAGCCAACAGATGATAGCATTCTCGTATGGATCGAGGTCCAGTATCGTGTTTCCCGCGGATTCGAAGTTGGAATGTTTCAGACCTCTCTGCTGTGTACCATCATGAACAGGCAATCTGGCAAATGTGCCGACTTGGCACACGGCTATCTCGGCGACGTGATTGATATTATGCATACTTTTCTGCTGAAAGTCCTTGAAGTCATCTGCTCCGATGAGCAAATTCGTGACAAGTTGGTGAGTGTCCTCACCGATGAGCTATCCAAGAGATACCGAGAAGCAATGGAGCAGGCCCAGCTAGTCCTTGATGTGGAGCGCATGGACGTAATGACGTCGAATGACCAATTTCATGACACCCTCGAGGAAACGCAAAAGAGAAGACGTGTTCGATCAATTCCATTTGGTCTAAGAGACATTCTAATATCCTTCTACCAGTCACCAGGATAG
- a CDS encoding Dynamin → MGLSGSENNQFKPTFTRDVFRLEICGPEEQNLSIIDVPGVFKNTTAGLTTKQDMKMVRDMVLGYMPNPRSIMLTVVPANMDMATQEILEMARECDPQGNRTLGVFTKPDLVDKSAEDKIMD, encoded by the coding sequence ATGGGTTTATCGGGCTCTGAAAACAACCAGTTCAAGCCCACCTTCACCCGGGACGTCTTCCGGTTGGAGATTTGTGGACCCGAAGAACAGAATTTGAGCATCATCGACGTTCCGGGTGTCTTCAAAAATACTACGGCTGGTCTCACTACCAAGCAAGATATGAAGATGGTTAGAGACATGGTGCTGGGTTATATGCCCAACCCTCGTTCCATCATGCTGACCGTAGTCCCTGCAAATATGGACATGGCGACGCAAGAAATACTTGAGATGGCCCGCGAATGCGACCCTCAGGGGAATCGTACACTGGGAGTGTTTACCAAACCCGATTTAGTAGACAAGAGTGCTGAGGATAAGATCATGGACTAA
- a CDS encoding Lipase, secreted — MAFTSIASALPAHQNSRRTVQPPDNDPFYQPPAGFASMVPGTILNQRDITAAFFGLIPVDVEAYQLLYRTTAINGSAIATATTVFKPKNTKLDRFVSFATAYDSSATKCQPSYSYQLGASQDSLIAAVELLIIEIYLALGYTVASPDYEGPDAAFGPGRLAGMGVLDGIRAVKSFKALGLTDNPMVVGVGYSGGAIATGWAASLQPKYASELNIKGWVQGGSPSNLTGTLYEIDNTAFSGLLPPAFVGLSRPSAYGADLAPFLNKVVTADGQKILGSAASQCFTADLATFFERSIFATSFQTLGTDFVFDPIVQSVLKQNTMGVNKDETPTAPTFVYHTTDDEIIPYVNAKTMVDSWCSWDANVKFTTYSSGGHATTEIIAIPDAIQFVQDAFAGTTKKGCTTSTEFGSILNPFALGAGLEPIFTKLIDALTHLGDRDSKVKSDPVGVLNTSL, encoded by the coding sequence ATGGCATTCACTTCAATTGCCTCCGCACTGCCTGCGCATCAAAATTCTCGCCGGACAGTTCAGCCCCCCGACAATGATCCGTTCTACCAGCCGCCTGCTGGCTTCGCATCCATGGTGCCTGGGACAATCCTGAACCAACGCGACATCACTGCCGCGTTTTTTGGTCTCATTCCAGTTGATGTTGAAGCCTATCAGTTACTTTACCGTACTACTGCAATCAATGGCTCGGCCATTGCAACAGCTACCACGGTGTTCAAGCCGAAGAACACTAAGCTCGATCGTTTCGTTTCCTTCGCCACGGCTTATGATAGCTCTGCAACGAAATGTCAGCCTAGCTATTCCTACCAGCTCGGTGCGTCACAGGACAGTTTGATCGCTGCGGTCGAGCTATTGATCATTGAGATCTACCTTGCTCTTGGTTATACCGTGGCTTCTCCCGACTACGAGGGACCCGATGCTGCCTTTGGACCTGGTCGTCTCGCAGGTATGGGTGTGTTGGATGGTATCCGTGCCGTAAAGAGCTTCAAGGCCTTGGGTCTCACCGATAACCCCATGGTTGTCGGTGTCGGATATTCGGGCGGTGCCATTGCTACCGGGTGGGCAGCCTCCTTGCAGCCCAAATACGCGTCAGAGCTGAACATCAAGGGCTGGGTGCAGGGTGGATCTCCCTCCAACCTTACAGGCACATTGTATGAGATTGACAACACAGCCTTCAGTGGCTTACTTCCCCCAGCTTTTGTTGGTCTCTCAAGACCAAGCGCCTACGGTGCCGACCTAGCCCCTTTCctcaacaaggtcgtaacGGCAGATGGTCAGAAGATACTGGGCAGCGCCGCGTCCCAATGCTTCACTGCGGATCTCGCAACCTTCTTTGAACGCTCAATTTTCGCCACTAGCTTCCAAACTCTAGGCACGGATTTCGTTTTCGACCCGATCGTTCAGTCAGTGTTGAAGCAGAACACCATGGGTGTCAACAAGGACGAGACCCCGACAGCTCCAACATTTGTTTACCACACCACAGATGATGAAATTATCCCTTATGTCAACGCCAAAACTATGGTAGATTCCTGGTGCAGTTGGGATGCAAATGTCAAGTTTACCACTTATTCCAGCGGTGGTCACGCAACCACTGAAATCATTGCCATCCCCGACGCCATCCAATTTGTCCAGGATGCCTTTGCTGGCACGACCAAGAAGGGCTGCACCACGAGTACTGAGTTTGGCAGTATTCTCAATCCGTTTGCTCTTGGTGCTGGGCTTGAGCCTATTTTCACAAAGCTCATTGATGCGCTGACCCATTTGGGTGACCGGGACTCGAAGGTCAAGAGTGACCCCGTTGGAGTGCTTAACACAAGCCTATAA